One Cucumis sativus cultivar 9930 unplaced genomic scaffold, Cucumber_9930_V3 scaffold122, whole genome shotgun sequence genomic window carries:
- the LOC116405598 gene encoding NADP-dependent malic enzyme-like, whose protein sequence is MILFDLLELRSPTIFMFCLFLHHFFKAVQLEFHLQVDMIVLTDGSRILGLGDLGVQGIGIPRLEGEEYLSIVDDFMEAVHTCWPKAIVQFEDFQMKWPFETLQRYRKRFCMFNDDIQGTAGVALVGLLGTVRAQGRPLSDFVNQKIVVVGAGSAGLGVLNMTIQAVSRMAGNNDSSLLYQKQRRKGRDHKKSMVESIRQGVENYNSVFVFTVENMRNLKFKELREQLKSLAVYDRRQPSSIPCPTPKVSSSLDPEMSDDLPIALRKGKLKCAHLISSSVSYNH, encoded by the exons ATGATCCTCTTT GATTTATTGGAGTTGAGGAGTCCCACAATCTTTATGTTCTGTTTGTTTCTCCATCACTTTTTCAAGGCTGTTCAATTGGAGTTCCATCTTCAG GTTGACATGATTGTCTTGACAGATGGAAGTCGTATTCTTGGCCTCGGTGACCTTGGAGTTCAGGGAATAGGAATACCTAGATTGGAGGGAGAAGAGTATCTATCAATTGTTGATGATTTTATGGAAGCCGTGCATACATGTTGGCCTAAAGCTATTGTTCAG TTTGaggattttcaaatgaaatggcCTTTTGAAACATTACAACGTTATCGTAAGAGGTTCTGCATGTTCAACGATGACATACAA gGAACTGCTGGTGTTGCTCTCGTTGGACTATTGGGAACTGTGAGAGCTCAAGGGCGGCCATTGAGTGATTTTGTTAACCAAAAGATAGTAGTGGTAGGGGCTGGAAG TGCAGGGCTCGGTGTTCTTAACATGACTATTCAGGCTGTTTCGAGAATGGCAGGGAACAACGATTCTAGT TTACtttatcaaaaacaaagaagaaaaggaagggacCACAAGAAATCAATGGTGGAATCGATCAGGCAGGGTGTGGAAAATTACAactcagtttttgttttcactgTTGAGAACATGAGAAACCTCAAGTTCAAGGAACTCAGGGAGCAGCTGAAGTCACTAGCAG TCTATGATCGACGACAACCTTCTTCAATTCCATGCCCTACCCCTAAGGTTTCTTCGTCATTGGATCCAGAAATGAGTGATGATCTTCCTATTGCTCTTCGTAAAGGTAAACTTAAGTGTGCTCatcttatttcctcttctgTTTCATATAACCATTAG
- the LOC116405600 gene encoding NAD-dependent malic enzyme 62 kDa isoform, mitochondrial-like isoform X2 has protein sequence MNQESESFSVPCLEFADIFFPFQQVFLIVGDLLELRSPTIFMFCLFFHHFFKAVQLEFHLQVDVIVLTDGSRILGLGDLGVQGIGIPRLEGEEYLSIVDEFMEVVDTCWPKAIVQFEDFQMKWAFETLQRYRKRFCMFNDDIQVSSSCCIHAVDNYLKGHSFSFISFHKGNCWCCSRWTIGKCESSRAAIE, from the exons ATGAACCAGGAGAGTGAGAGTTTTAGTGTGCCGTGTTTAGAATTTGCCGATATCTTTTTCCCGTTCCAGCAAGTATTCCTGATTGTGGGG GATTTATTGGAGTTGAGGAGTCCCACAATCTTTATGTTCTGTTTGTTTTTCCATCACTTTTTCAAGGCTGTTCAATTGGAGTTCCATCTTCAG GTTGACGTGATTGTCTTGACAGATGGAAGTCGTATTCTTGGCCTCGGTGACCTTGGAGTTCAGGGAATAGGAATACCTAGATTGGAGGGAGAAGAGTATCTATctattgttgatgaatttatgGAAGTCGTGGATACATGTTGGCCTAAAGCTATTGTTCAG TTTGAGGACTTTCAAATGAAATGGGCTTTTGAAACATTACAACGTTATCGTAAGAGGTTCTGCATGTTCAACGATGACATACAAGTGAGTAGTTCATGTTGTATTCATGCAGTTGATAATTACTTAAAAGGACATTCATTTtcgtttatttcatttcataaaggGAACTGCTGGTGTTGCTCTCGCTGGACTATTGGGAAATGTGAGAGCTCAAGGGCAGCCATTGAGTGA
- the LOC116405600 gene encoding NAD-dependent malic enzyme 59 kDa isoform, mitochondrial-like isoform X4 — translation MNQESESFSVPCLEFADIFFPFQQVFLIVGDLLELRSPTIFMFCLFFHHFFKAVQLEFHLQVDVIVLTDGSRILGLGDLGVQGIGIPRLEGEEYLSIVDEFMEVVDTCWPKAIVQFEDFQMKWAFETLQRYRKRFCMFNDDIQGTAGVALAGLLGNVRAQGQPLSDFVNQKIVVVGAGRNKDE, via the exons ATGAACCAGGAGAGTGAGAGTTTTAGTGTGCCGTGTTTAGAATTTGCCGATATCTTTTTCCCGTTCCAGCAAGTATTCCTGATTGTGGGG GATTTATTGGAGTTGAGGAGTCCCACAATCTTTATGTTCTGTTTGTTTTTCCATCACTTTTTCAAGGCTGTTCAATTGGAGTTCCATCTTCAG GTTGACGTGATTGTCTTGACAGATGGAAGTCGTATTCTTGGCCTCGGTGACCTTGGAGTTCAGGGAATAGGAATACCTAGATTGGAGGGAGAAGAGTATCTATctattgttgatgaatttatgGAAGTCGTGGATACATGTTGGCCTAAAGCTATTGTTCAG TTTGAGGACTTTCAAATGAAATGGGCTTTTGAAACATTACAACGTTATCGTAAGAGGTTCTGCATGTTCAACGATGACATACAA gGAACTGCTGGTGTTGCTCTCGCTGGACTATTGGGAAATGTGAGAGCTCAAGGGCAGCCATTGAGTGATTTTGTTAACCAAAAGATAGTAGTGGTAGGGGCTGGAAG gaacaaggatgaataa
- the LOC116405600 gene encoding NAD-dependent malic enzyme 2, mitochondrial-like isoform X1, which produces MNQESESFSVPCLEFADIFFPFQQVFLIVGDLLELRSPTIFMFCLFFHHFFKAVQLEFHLQVDVIVLTDGSRILGLGDLGVQGIGIPRLEGEEYLSIVDEFMEVVDTCWPKAIVQFEDFQMKWAFETLQRYRKRFCMFNDDIQGTAGVALAGLLGNVRAQGQPLSDFVNQKIVVVGAGSVGLGVLNMAIQAVLRMVGNNDSTARNRFFF; this is translated from the exons ATGAACCAGGAGAGTGAGAGTTTTAGTGTGCCGTGTTTAGAATTTGCCGATATCTTTTTCCCGTTCCAGCAAGTATTCCTGATTGTGGGG GATTTATTGGAGTTGAGGAGTCCCACAATCTTTATGTTCTGTTTGTTTTTCCATCACTTTTTCAAGGCTGTTCAATTGGAGTTCCATCTTCAG GTTGACGTGATTGTCTTGACAGATGGAAGTCGTATTCTTGGCCTCGGTGACCTTGGAGTTCAGGGAATAGGAATACCTAGATTGGAGGGAGAAGAGTATCTATctattgttgatgaatttatgGAAGTCGTGGATACATGTTGGCCTAAAGCTATTGTTCAG TTTGAGGACTTTCAAATGAAATGGGCTTTTGAAACATTACAACGTTATCGTAAGAGGTTCTGCATGTTCAACGATGACATACAA gGAACTGCTGGTGTTGCTCTCGCTGGACTATTGGGAAATGTGAGAGCTCAAGGGCAGCCATTGAGTGATTTTGTTAACCAAAAGATAGTAGTGGTAGGGGCTGGAAG tgttgggCTCGGTGTTCTTAACATGGCTATTCAGGCTGTTTTGAGAATGGTAGGGAACAACGATTCTACTGCAAGaaatcgattttttttctaa
- the LOC116405600 gene encoding NAD-dependent malic enzyme 2, mitochondrial-like isoform X3, with translation MILFDLLELRSPTIFMFCLFFHHFFKAVQLEFHLQVDVIVLTDGSRILGLGDLGVQGIGIPRLEGEEYLSIVDEFMEVVDTCWPKAIVQFEDFQMKWAFETLQRYRKRFCMFNDDIQGTAGVALAGLLGNVRAQGQPLSDFVNQKIVVVGAGSVGLGVLNMAIQAVLRMVGNNDSTARNRFFF, from the exons ATGATTCTCTTT GATTTATTGGAGTTGAGGAGTCCCACAATCTTTATGTTCTGTTTGTTTTTCCATCACTTTTTCAAGGCTGTTCAATTGGAGTTCCATCTTCAG GTTGACGTGATTGTCTTGACAGATGGAAGTCGTATTCTTGGCCTCGGTGACCTTGGAGTTCAGGGAATAGGAATACCTAGATTGGAGGGAGAAGAGTATCTATctattgttgatgaatttatgGAAGTCGTGGATACATGTTGGCCTAAAGCTATTGTTCAG TTTGAGGACTTTCAAATGAAATGGGCTTTTGAAACATTACAACGTTATCGTAAGAGGTTCTGCATGTTCAACGATGACATACAA gGAACTGCTGGTGTTGCTCTCGCTGGACTATTGGGAAATGTGAGAGCTCAAGGGCAGCCATTGAGTGATTTTGTTAACCAAAAGATAGTAGTGGTAGGGGCTGGAAG tgttgggCTCGGTGTTCTTAACATGGCTATTCAGGCTGTTTTGAGAATGGTAGGGAACAACGATTCTACTGCAAGaaatcgattttttttctaa
- the LOC116405597 gene encoding sphingoid long-chain bases kinase 2, mitochondrial-like, which produces MSLPQLRTCWSRQLRFSYQTVRLLVKTIQKLLQLVLYLTSGQKELKHNSKQKEECNYTQFIITILKGAVTAFLPSLFNFIYVECHNSQVDDGEWELYPQVTALCIGNAKYFGGGMKIVPNADPSNRSLEVVILQDFKWYDFILNLHKIYNGTYLTVKNVTSRSVRSIEVEEVSCSGSIYVQSDGNTWGFFQGNSIFYQLPLK; this is translated from the exons ATGTCGCTTCCGCAATTGAGGACTTGTTGGAGCAGACAACTAAG ATTTTCCTACCAGACTGTTCGCTTGTTGGTCAAGACCATTCAGAAACTTCTCCAATTGGTGCTTTATCTAACCAGTGGtcaaaaag AGCTGAAACACAATTCAAAGCAGAAGGAGGAATGCAACTATACCCaattcataatt ACCATTTTGAAGGGGGCAGTGACTGCATTTTTaccatctttatttaatttcatctatGTAGAATGCCATAACTCACAGGTTGATGACGGTGAATGGGAGCTGTATCCACAAGTAACTGCTCTATGCATTGGAAATGCTAAATACTTTGGCGGTGGTATGAAAATTGTGCCAAATGCCGATCCTTCCAACAGGAGTCTAGAG GTAGTAATTCTTCAGGATTTCAAGTGGTATGACTTTATTCTGAATTTACACAAAATATACAATGGGACATATTTGACGGTGAAAAACGTAACATCAAGAAG CGTTCGTTCGATCGAAGTGGAAGAAGTTTCTTGCAGCGGCAGCATATATGTTCAATCTGATGGGAACACTTGGGGTTTCTTCCAAGGAAATTCCATATTCTACCAGCTGCCATTGAAATGA